One Cucumis sativus cultivar 9930 chromosome 1, Cucumber_9930_V3, whole genome shotgun sequence DNA segment encodes these proteins:
- the LOC101212110 gene encoding cation/H(+) antiporter 24 isoform X1: MVRVIPVVGGNFAQYVWRNFHGGGGDIITGKMAEGIQVVGGVGEKTGLDGPSMACRISHPKTPGVFYGSNPLEDSFSALLLDLVIVIFIIHLLHFLLRPLHQPKIVSQILGGFIIGPSVLGHNKNFRLNLFPEDVSFLVTNIGLIGFMYFLFISGVKTDLSLIKKAGKKEYFIASFSVVVPLVLNISFALLIRKSMDENLAKFSSIGAVTSSLAITAFPVVHPILHELNLLSSEVGRMSMSISIISDAVGINAVIAFEAAIQGETDAMNALWYLISLIILLGFIVFGVRKVMHWIIKRTPEGQAVEQGFIIAILLGVLTMGFLTDLFGIAILNGPLWLGMAIPDGPPLGSTLVERSETIISELLMPVSFAFVGLYTDVFEMAKAGWPTLAPLFFLALAGHFFKLGATLIPSLFFQLPLRDSLAVSFIMCLRGQVEIILLLHWIDKKIIKIPEFTMLVLMTATVTAILTPLISILYDPTKPYMVSKRRTIQHLPPQTKMKIVVCIEDQEDVAALVSLLDMSNPTAASPFSIYALHLIELVGRAAPVFIDHKKSKAPSKYTASDSIHNALKLYEEARSELVKLHTYTAVAPKRTMNQDICELGLIKRANLIFLPFSRNGQHSGVRLQDMNTSVLEHAPCSVGILVDKCNLHSPMVGQAFWNSAQHIVVLFLGGADAREALAYADRVIGNQDVYVSVIRFLAQNSRGDNEFEKKLDDGMVTWFWVKNETNERVIYREVVVRNGAETITAIQSLNDDSYDLVIVGRKQGINPVLLEGLSNWSHQNELGIVGDFVASEDFTAASSVLVLQQQILRDQGQFSSGICGKIRFDIR, translated from the exons atGGTAAGGGTGATTCCAGTAGTGGGTGGTAACTTTGCGCAATATGTGTGGCGCAACTTCCACGGCGGTGGCGGGGATATTATTACTGGAAAGATGGCGGAGGGAATTCAGGTGGTGGGCGGGGTGGGAGAGAAAACCGGCCTGGACGGACCCAGCATGGCATGTAGGATTTCACATCCAAAAACTCCGGGGGTTTTTTATGGATCAAACCCTCTTGAAGATTCATTCTCGGCTTTGCTTTTGGATCTTGTCAttgtaattttcattattcatcttcttcattttttacttAGGCCTCTCCATCAGCCTAAAATCGTCTCTCAGATCCTC GGGGGTTTTATCATCGGACCATCGGTTCTAGGCCACAACAAGAACTTCAGACTAAATTTGTTTCCAGAAGATGTGAGTTTCTTGGTAACCAACATCGGTTTAATCGGTTTCATgtatttcttattcatttccGGAGTCAAAACCGATCTCAGCCTCATAAAAAAAgcaggaaagaaagaatatttcaTTGCTTCCTTTAGCGTAGTGGTTCCATTAGTACTAAACATCTCATTTGCATTACTCATAAGAAAATCCATGGACGAAAACCTTGCCAAATTCTCTTCCATTGGTGCTGTTACTTCCTCTTTAGCCATCACTGCCTTCCCTGTCGTCCACCCGATTCTCCATGAGCTCAATCTCTTGAGCTCTGAGGTCGGTCGTATGTCGATGTCGATCTCGATAATCAGCGACGCCGTAGGCATCAATGCAGTCATTGCGTTTGAGGCTGCAATACAAGGAGAAACGGATGCAATGAATGCATTATGGTACCTAATTTCactaattattttgttggGTTTCATTGTGTTTGGTGTAAGAAAAGTAATGCATTGGATTATTAAGAGGACTCCTGAAGGGCAGGCTGTGGAACAAGGATTTATTATAGCAATTTTGCTTGGGGTTTTGACAATGGGATTTTTAACTGATTTGTTTGGGATTGCTATTCTTAATGGTCCACTTTGGTTGGGTATGGCTATTCCCGATGGTCCTCCTTTGGGCTCAACTCTTGTGGAGAGGAGTGAGACTATAATTTCTGAGCTTTTGATGCCTGTTTCATTTGCTTTTGTGGGGCTTTACACTGATGTTTTCGAAATGGCTAAGGCTGGTTGGCCTACTTTGGCgcctttgtttttcttggcATTGGCTGGTCATTTCTTTAAGCTTGGTGCTACTCTCATTCcgtctcttttctttcaattgcCCCTTCGAGATAGTCTTGCGGTTAGTTTCATCATGTGCTTGAGAGGCCAAGTCGAAATCATTCTCCTTCTTCATTGGATTGATAAAAAG ATTATAAAAATCCCAGAATTCACAATGCTGGTGCTAATGACTGCAACTGTAACAGCAATATTAACTCCATTAATAAGCATTTTGTACGACCCAACAAAGCCATACATGGTGAGCAAAAGAAGAACAATTCAACACTTACCCCCACagacaaagatgaaaatagtAGTGTGCATAGAAGATCAAGAAGATGTAGCAGCATTAGTGAGTTTACTAGACATGTCTAACCCAACGGCGGCTAGCCCATTCTCCATCTACGCCCTCCATCTCATCGAGCTGGTAGGCCGAGCTGCCCCCGTCTTCATCGACCATAAAAAAAGCAAAGCTCCTTCGAAGTACACCGCCTCTGACTCCATCCACAATGCTCTCAAGCTCTACGAGGAGGCTCGCTCCGAGCTTGTCAAGTTACATACCTACACTGCTGTCGCACCTAAGCGAACCATGAATCAAGACATTTGCGAGCTTGGTTTGATCAAAAGGGCCAATCTCATCTTCCTCCCGTTTAGCAG AAATGGACAACATTCAGGAGTGAGATTACAAGATATGAACACAAGTGTATTAGAACATGCACCATGTTCAGTGGGGATTCTAGTAGACAAATGCAATCTGCACAGCCCAATGGTAGGACAAGCATTTTGGAACTCAGCTCAACATATTGTTGTTCTGTTTCTTGGAGGAGCAGATGCAAGAGAAGCACTTGCATATGCAGACAGAGTCATCGGAAACCAGGACGTTTACGTATCGGTAATAAGATTTCTGGCACAAAATTCAAGAGGAGACAATGAGTTTGAGAAGAAACTTGATGATGGAATGGTAACTTGGTTTTGGGTAAAGAATGAAACAAATGAGAGAGTGATTTATAGAGAAGTAGTTGTGAGAAATGGAGCAGAGACAATTACAGCAATACAATCACTGAATGATGATTCATATGATTTagtgattgttggaagaaaaCAAGGGATAAACCCAGTGCTTCTTGAAGGATTATCAAATTGGAGTCATCAAAATGAGTTGGGAATTGTTGGTGATTTTGTTGCTTCTGAGGATTTTACTGCAGCAAGTTCCGTTTTGGTTTTGCAACAGCAAATTTTAAGAGATCAAGGTCAGTTTTCTTCTGGGATTTGTGGCAAAATTAGGTTTGATATTCGCTAG
- the LOC101212110 gene encoding cation/H(+) antiporter 24 isoform X2: MVRVIPVVGGNFAQYVWRNFHGGGGDIITGKMAEGIQVVGGVGEKTGLDGPSMACRISHPKTPGVFYGSNPLEDSFSALLLDLVIVIFIIHLLHFLLRPLHQPKIVSQILGGFIIGPSVLGHNKNFRLNLFPEDVSFLVTNIGLIGFMYFLFISGVKTDLSLIKKAGKKEYFIASFSVVVPLVLNISFALLIRKSMDENLAKFSSIGAVTSSLAITAFPVVHPILHELNLLSSEVGRMSMSISIISDAVGINAVIAFEAAIQGETDAMNALWYLISLIILLGFIVFGVRKVMHWIIKRTPEGQAVEQGFIIAILLGVLTMGFLTDLFGIAILNGPLWLGMAIPDGPPLGSTLVERSETIISELLMPVSFAFVGLYTDVFEMAKAGWPTLAPLFFLALAGHFFKLGATLIPSLFFQLPLRDSLAVSFIMCLRGQVEIILLLHWIDKKIIKIPEFTMLVLMTATVTAILTPLISILYDPTKPYMVSKRRTIQHLPPQTKMKIVVCIEDQEDVAALVSLLDMSNPTAASPFSIYALHLIELVGRAAPVFIDHKKSKAPSKYTASDSIHNALKLYEEARSELVKLHTYTAVAPKRTMNQDICELGLIKRANLIFLPFSRVTRVCFTRTRNGQHSGVRLQDMNTSVLEHAPCSVGILVDKCNLHSPMVGQAFWNSAQHIVVLFLGGADAREALAYADRVIGNQDVYVSVIRFLAQNSRGDNEFEKKLDDGMVTWFWVKNETNERVIYREVVVRNGAETITAIQSLNDDSYDLVIVGRKQGINPVLLEGLSNWSHQNELGIVGDFVASEDFTAASSVLVLQQQILRDQGQFSSGICGKIRFDIR, encoded by the exons atGGTAAGGGTGATTCCAGTAGTGGGTGGTAACTTTGCGCAATATGTGTGGCGCAACTTCCACGGCGGTGGCGGGGATATTATTACTGGAAAGATGGCGGAGGGAATTCAGGTGGTGGGCGGGGTGGGAGAGAAAACCGGCCTGGACGGACCCAGCATGGCATGTAGGATTTCACATCCAAAAACTCCGGGGGTTTTTTATGGATCAAACCCTCTTGAAGATTCATTCTCGGCTTTGCTTTTGGATCTTGTCAttgtaattttcattattcatcttcttcattttttacttAGGCCTCTCCATCAGCCTAAAATCGTCTCTCAGATCCTC GGGGGTTTTATCATCGGACCATCGGTTCTAGGCCACAACAAGAACTTCAGACTAAATTTGTTTCCAGAAGATGTGAGTTTCTTGGTAACCAACATCGGTTTAATCGGTTTCATgtatttcttattcatttccGGAGTCAAAACCGATCTCAGCCTCATAAAAAAAgcaggaaagaaagaatatttcaTTGCTTCCTTTAGCGTAGTGGTTCCATTAGTACTAAACATCTCATTTGCATTACTCATAAGAAAATCCATGGACGAAAACCTTGCCAAATTCTCTTCCATTGGTGCTGTTACTTCCTCTTTAGCCATCACTGCCTTCCCTGTCGTCCACCCGATTCTCCATGAGCTCAATCTCTTGAGCTCTGAGGTCGGTCGTATGTCGATGTCGATCTCGATAATCAGCGACGCCGTAGGCATCAATGCAGTCATTGCGTTTGAGGCTGCAATACAAGGAGAAACGGATGCAATGAATGCATTATGGTACCTAATTTCactaattattttgttggGTTTCATTGTGTTTGGTGTAAGAAAAGTAATGCATTGGATTATTAAGAGGACTCCTGAAGGGCAGGCTGTGGAACAAGGATTTATTATAGCAATTTTGCTTGGGGTTTTGACAATGGGATTTTTAACTGATTTGTTTGGGATTGCTATTCTTAATGGTCCACTTTGGTTGGGTATGGCTATTCCCGATGGTCCTCCTTTGGGCTCAACTCTTGTGGAGAGGAGTGAGACTATAATTTCTGAGCTTTTGATGCCTGTTTCATTTGCTTTTGTGGGGCTTTACACTGATGTTTTCGAAATGGCTAAGGCTGGTTGGCCTACTTTGGCgcctttgtttttcttggcATTGGCTGGTCATTTCTTTAAGCTTGGTGCTACTCTCATTCcgtctcttttctttcaattgcCCCTTCGAGATAGTCTTGCGGTTAGTTTCATCATGTGCTTGAGAGGCCAAGTCGAAATCATTCTCCTTCTTCATTGGATTGATAAAAAG ATTATAAAAATCCCAGAATTCACAATGCTGGTGCTAATGACTGCAACTGTAACAGCAATATTAACTCCATTAATAAGCATTTTGTACGACCCAACAAAGCCATACATGGTGAGCAAAAGAAGAACAATTCAACACTTACCCCCACagacaaagatgaaaatagtAGTGTGCATAGAAGATCAAGAAGATGTAGCAGCATTAGTGAGTTTACTAGACATGTCTAACCCAACGGCGGCTAGCCCATTCTCCATCTACGCCCTCCATCTCATCGAGCTGGTAGGCCGAGCTGCCCCCGTCTTCATCGACCATAAAAAAAGCAAAGCTCCTTCGAAGTACACCGCCTCTGACTCCATCCACAATGCTCTCAAGCTCTACGAGGAGGCTCGCTCCGAGCTTGTCAAGTTACATACCTACACTGCTGTCGCACCTAAGCGAACCATGAATCAAGACATTTGCGAGCTTGGTTTGATCAAAAGGGCCAATCTCATCTTCCTCCCGTTTAGCAG AGTAACTCGGGTATGTTTTACACGTACAAGAAATGGACAACATTCAGGAGTGAGATTACAAGATATGAACACAAGTGTATTAGAACATGCACCATGTTCAGTGGGGATTCTAGTAGACAAATGCAATCTGCACAGCCCAATGGTAGGACAAGCATTTTGGAACTCAGCTCAACATATTGTTGTTCTGTTTCTTGGAGGAGCAGATGCAAGAGAAGCACTTGCATATGCAGACAGAGTCATCGGAAACCAGGACGTTTACGTATCGGTAATAAGATTTCTGGCACAAAATTCAAGAGGAGACAATGAGTTTGAGAAGAAACTTGATGATGGAATGGTAACTTGGTTTTGGGTAAAGAATGAAACAAATGAGAGAGTGATTTATAGAGAAGTAGTTGTGAGAAATGGAGCAGAGACAATTACAGCAATACAATCACTGAATGATGATTCATATGATTTagtgattgttggaagaaaaCAAGGGATAAACCCAGTGCTTCTTGAAGGATTATCAAATTGGAGTCATCAAAATGAGTTGGGAATTGTTGGTGATTTTGTTGCTTCTGAGGATTTTACTGCAGCAAGTTCCGTTTTGGTTTTGCAACAGCAAATTTTAAGAGATCAAGGTCAGTTTTCTTCTGGGATTTGTGGCAAAATTAGGTTTGATATTCGCTAG